In the genome of Pyrobaculum islandicum DSM 4184, the window CTTATTAACAGACTTGGGAAATTTCATCAACCAACGCTGGAATTGAGTAAAAAATAAATCTTTCGCGCCGTAGGTCTCCTGACAAACATGGAAAACTAGCTCCTCCCAATGGCGCTCTGACAAAGTCTTATGGAAACCTCTTTGCCACACCCCTCTCCTCTAGATCTTTGGCGTCTCTCGCCGGTAGCTTAGCTAAATCTCCTTTGGCAAAGGGGCCTATTTGGATAAACTCCTCTGTTACTATGGCTGGGTGAGACACCAAAAATTGGACCACCACGTAGTTCTGTGATTTCTTCCTCTGCGGGCTGGCTTGTCTTATCTTAAGCAGGGGGCCTATTAGTCTCTCCTCTTCTGCAGTCATGTTACTAGGAGTTCTACCCTGGCTGAGCTCCCATAGTATTTTCTTAATTCTAAGGTCTACAATAGCTAATAGAGTCGAGATTATGTGGTCTTTTACTTTGTCTTGGAGACTCTGGGGAAGGGGCGAGTTTTGTAGCTCTTTTATAAACCGTTCGGCCACTTCTGCGTATGAGCTGTAGGGGGGTTCTGTTAATAGGCGTGAATTTACCTCCGCCGTAAGCCAAAGTCTTAGTTTCTCAATCATATATTTTACCTATTTCTTGCAGTTCTAAATATATTGCAAGATATGCAGGAAGTACTTTTACATCGCCTTCTCTAGCATTTATTTTTTCAAATAAGACAGCGCCTTCAAATGTCTTGTTAAATCTAAGTTTTAAGTTGCCCTTCTTAAAGACAATTGCGCGTTCTACAATCTGCTCTACATCTTTTTCGAGGTCTTGTTGAGAGAGGGGGAGCGCCAACAGTCCTGTCTTTCCGTTTATAGAGCCGGGTACTCTAATTAGCCTGTGTATATCCTGGGTAACAACTTCGTCTATTTCTATTTTTAAAGCTCTTGGGTCTTCAACTCCCTGTCTAATTCTAAAGAGGTTTCCGCCGACCTCCTCCTCGTACAAAACGACTTTTTTCCTCCCCTTCTTTACGACGAAACGAGAGGGGTCGAAACCCACGGCCTTTAGGTAGTTGACAAGCTCTCTCCTCTCCTTAGCCCCTAATGTTAACACCTCCTCTTCAGACACATGTATGTGGAAACCTCTGTTGCCAGAAAACACAACACGCCTAGGCTTCAGCCCTAGCTCTCCTGTGAGGACGTCAATTAGCTTGTTGGCCTCTTCTTTTGCATCATTAAGACAAGCTATGGACACAAGTTTGCTTTCTCTACAAGCCTCTGTATCAAGGTGATCACCGTCTATGTCAAATATTAAGTCTGCCCCCAGCCAGCCTTTTCGTTCCATATCTTCTTCGCCCGGCCTTTCGTAATATGCCGAAGAGTGGTATATATGTCTTGGCGTTTTTTCTATAACAAATTTTTTCAATTCTTCCAAAGTTTTGAAAGCTCTATGTCTAACTATACCGCCTTCAAAATATTGAAATGCAAACTCTCTTTTCTCGACCGCGTCTATGTCAAATTTTGCATAATTCCGGTAGAAGTTGCGGAAAAAGACTTCGACGATCACTCTACTCTAGGCGCTAGGAAGTAGGAGATTTTGCCGCCCGCGGGAATGTCGAAGGTCAACAGTAGGGGTTTCGCCGTTGCTAACTCAATTGTAACTATGTCGCTGATTTTAGACGTCTTTCCGACAATATCAACTAGATATTCCAGAGAGTATCGGGCGGAAGCAGGCTCTTTTACATCAAATTCGTAGACGAGCTCGCTGTTTTTATCAAGCTTAACTTCTACCTCGCCTTTATCGCTAGACGCCTTCATTAACAACGCCTCTTCATTAGCCTCAAATTTTATCTCATCTGCTATAGCATCTGCGTCTTTTACTGCAGAAGCTAAGACATCGCTGGCAGTTTTTACCATTGCCGTAAATACTACCTTTGGCGTTGGGAGGTCTTCGCTGACAACCTCTATCGTCGGTATTGTAATAGATCTCACAGATTTCCCAACTAGTTTTATTCTCACTCTACCCTCCTCAATCTCCATAGATATCTTATCCCCCTTCTTAATCCGTCTCAAGACCTTCTTCAAGTCTTTGAAATTGAGGCCAATACGCAACTCCTCTACTTCTGGAAATTCTTCAAACGCCTCCTTGGGTATTGAAAGATCTACCATCGCAGTTCTAGATGCATCAAGTGCCCTGAGGTAAAGGCCGTCGCTTCTGACGATAAAACTTGCCTCCTCTACCAATACAGAAATTGAGTCTACTATATATGCAAATTCCTTGGCGTCTAGGTATGTTAATATGTGTTTCGACATGTTATTATATCACCACCCTATTTTTAAGTCTGTAGATTGGTATTATTCGTATTCGCGCCATGTATATCCACATTTTGTACATCTGTAGAAACGCGTTGGCGGCTCATCTGCCGCTCTAGTTTGTTGAACCCATACATAAGCCTCGTCGTGTCCACATTTGGGACATCCCCTAGTCTTAACCTTAGGCAGATTTATTATATTATCAGACACCACTATGATAGTGTTTTTACTCTCTACAATAGACTTGCTCTGATATCTGTTTTTCGCATCGCCGCTAATCTCCTCTTCATATCCACATTTTGGACATCTCAATACGGTCTTATCCCCCTTTCTTACAGGGATTAACAAACTCTTGTCGTTAGGACAAAATCTCATGCCGCTACAAACGACGTGTGGTATATAAATTCTTTGAGACAAAAATCTTATAAATCGGGGCTATAACTGGGGCGTGACGTCAGTTAAAGAAGTTCCTGCCGATATGTTAATAGCTGAATTAGCTAAATATATAAAAGAGAATATACCGCAGGTAAAGCCGCCGGTATGGGCGCCTTTTGTAAAAACTGGGGCTAACAAAGAGAGGCCTCCTATGAACGAAGACTGGTGGTATATAAGAGCAGCATCTATAATGAGAAAACTATACCTATATGGGCCTGTTGGCGTCGGTAGCTTAAGGACGGCCTATGGCTACAGGGCTAAGATAGGCGATAAGACAAGACCTGAAAGAACTAGAAAAGCGGGGGGCGCCATAATTAGAAAGATATTACAACAGCTTGAACAAGCTGGTCTAGTCGCTAAGACCAAACAGGGGAGAATATTGACTCCAGAGGGCAAGTCGCTTGTCGACAGGATAGCTGCAAAAATTGGAAGAGAGCTTACAAAGACAAGACCGGAGCTTTTGAAATACATCGCGCCGCCTAAGGAGTAATGGCTGAGGGGGGTTTTGAAGATAGAGAACTAGAGGAGATAAGGAGGAGGAAGCTGGAGGAGTTACAAAAAAGGGCAGAGCTTGAGCGGCAGGCACAAATAGCGGCAGCTCAGAGAAGAGTTGCATT includes:
- the priS gene encoding DNA primase catalytic subunit PriS; the encoded protein is MIVEVFFRNFYRNYAKFDIDAVEKREFAFQYFEGGIVRHRAFKTLEELKKFVIEKTPRHIYHSSAYYERPGEEDMERKGWLGADLIFDIDGDHLDTEACRESKLVSIACLNDAKEEANKLIDVLTGELGLKPRRVVFSGNRGFHIHVSEEEVLTLGAKERRELVNYLKAVGFDPSRFVVKKGRKKVVLYEEEVGGNLFRIRQGVEDPRALKIEIDEVVTQDIHRLIRVPGSINGKTGLLALPLSQQDLEKDVEQIVERAIVFKKGNLKLRFNKTFEGAVLFEKINAREGDVKVLPAYLAIYLELQEIGKIYD
- the pcn gene encoding proliferating cell nuclear antigen (pcna), which codes for MSKHILTYLDAKEFAYIVDSISVLVEEASFIVRSDGLYLRALDASRTAMVDLSIPKEAFEEFPEVEELRIGLNFKDLKKVLRRIKKGDKISMEIEEGRVRIKLVGKSVRSITIPTIEVVSEDLPTPKVVFTAMVKTASDVLASAVKDADAIADEIKFEANEEALLMKASSDKGEVEVKLDKNSELVYEFDVKEPASARYSLEYLVDIVGKTSKISDIVTIELATAKPLLLTFDIPAGGKISYFLAPRVE
- a CDS encoding transcription factor S; amino-acid sequence: MRFCPNDKSLLIPVRKGDKTVLRCPKCGYEEEISGDAKNRYQSKSIVESKNTIIVVSDNIINLPKVKTRGCPKCGHDEAYVWVQQTRAADEPPTRFYRCTKCGYTWREYE
- a CDS encoding 30S ribosomal protein S19e, with translation MTSVKEVPADMLIAELAKYIKENIPQVKPPVWAPFVKTGANKERPPMNEDWWYIRAASIMRKLYLYGPVGVGSLRTAYGYRAKIGDKTRPERTRKAGGAIIRKILQQLEQAGLVAKTKQGRILTPEGKSLVDRIAAKIGRELTKTRPELLKYIAPPKE